The following coding sequences are from one Osmia bicornis bicornis chromosome 2, iOsmBic2.1, whole genome shotgun sequence window:
- the LOC114875494 gene encoding uncharacterized protein LOC114875494: protein MEDSGIDSDPKTTSHVEDERLFLGSDSSSSSNQTQTLQHNSTTKQLQRKLEARIEQAKRIQRNSDYVKLPKYDKGCGSGSSTTGLISIQRLPIPNKNKEHLPLVEYWHCDSESEGEMTLFPINKSKDSSKHKQDLTDTFSIEELSEESEDSLNLGPARSSPELKFMKSYRCTGDCCRCQCHIL, encoded by the exons atgGAAGATAGCGGAATTGATAGTGATCCAAAAACTACTAGTCATGTAGAAGATGAGAGACTTTTTTTG GGTAGTGATAGCAGCTCTAGCAGCAATCAGACACAAACATTACAACATAATTCTACTACTAAGCAGCTACAAAGGAAGCtag AGGCAAGAATTGAACAAGCAAAGCGTATTCAACGTAACTCAGATTATGTAAAGTTGCCAAAGTATGATAAGGGATGTGGCAGTGGTAGTAGCACAACTGGTTTGATATCCATTCAAAGACTTCCTATaccaaataaaaataaggaacATCTTCCTCTTGTTGAGTATTGGCATTGTGACAGTGAAAG TGAAGGTGAAATGACTCTCTTTccaataaataaatcaaaagaTTCTTCAAAGCATAAACAAGATCTTACTGACACATTTAGTATTGAAGAGCTAAGTGAAGAGAGTGAGGATTCTTTGAATTTAGGACCTGCCCGATCATCTCCAGAActgaaatttatgaaatctTATAGGTGT
- the LOC114875485 gene encoding fukutin-related protein, with protein MRFKFVRTLLVLALLGNIIVWHRIWRLFTTQNTLRLLTPSMVTPDPPQKLHRRLARLVTVVIRQFETFENDVTSTVESVLNFFPTIPILIVCNELPYPPLELDFANESMQNVKLVSLQPEFNKSNDERNPLFYIRTKYVLFLPDGSRLPSKQIIQDTIAQTAKLGIVTIPIGTITLNCINIDLKVKEWSLRFSHTTGNECDSVNGKHATMFETKLLRKLTDPFLLPLTDALYIQTTALSIKIHILSDYHFNEGKPLYRNQQSQWKVQQLHQIRERSLFEKLGIKKVIRLSNAIEWYGCSRESSRCFGSVVNGVPSYLYQNRYTPPCCLSGLRKVAHHVFDKLEEVGIRFWLESGSLLGAMRNGDILPWDHEVQIGVNRDDLERSPWLIKAMNKPVVDNHGFVWEKATEGEFFKVQYSRINHLTVNVLPFYAKNGSMVKDAWFLNNKDFPEQFLHPMSTIEFAGRQVPCPNNIRDFLELKYFRGVIENPELPGKISL; from the exons ATGCGCTTTAAGTTTGTAAGAACATTACTAGTGCTTGCACTTTTAGGTAATATCATTGTATGGCATAGGATATGGAGGTTATTTACAACACAAAATACTTTGCGGTTGTTGACACCAAGCATGGTAACACCTGATCCTCCGCAAAAACTTCATCGACGATTAGCTCGATTAGTAACAGTAGTCATACGACAATTTGAAACATTTGAAAATGATGTGACCTCCACTGTAGAATCTGTGTTAAACTTTTTTCCTACTATACCTATTTTAATAGTATGCAATGAGTTACCATATCCTCCATTAGAATTAGATTTTGCTAATGAAAGTATGCAAAATGTTAAATTAGTAAGTTTGCAGCCAGAATTCAATAAATCTAATGATGAAAGAAATCCACTTTTCTACATACGTACAAAGTATGTGTTATTTTTACCTGATGGTAGCAGACTTCCTTCTAAACAAATCATACAG GATACTATTGCGCAAACAGCAAAATTAGGTATAGTAACTATACCAATAGGAACCATAACATTAAATTGTATCAACATagatttaaaagtaaaagaatgGAGCCTCAGATTTTCACATACTACAGGCAATGAATGTGACAGTGTGAATGGAAAGCATGCTACTATGTTTGAAACAAAGctattaagaaaattaactGATCCTTTTCTTTTACCTTTAACTGATGCATTATATATTCAAACAACTGCATTAAGTATAAAG ATTCACATATTATCTGATTATCATTTCAATGAAGGAAAGCCATTATATAGAAATCAACAATCTCAGTGGAAAGTACAACAATTACATCAAATCCGCGAGCGGTCGCTGTTTGAAAAATTAGGaattaaaaaagttataaGGCTTTCCAATGCTATAGAATGGTATGGTTGTTCAAGAGAAAGCAGTAGATGCTTTGGATCAGTCGTAAATGGTGTACCATCATATCTTTATCAGAATAGATATACTCCACCTTGCTGTCTCTCAGGATTGAGAAAAGTTGCTCATCatgtatttgataaattaGAAGAGGTTGGTATCCGATTTTGGTTAGAAAGTGGATCTTTACTTGGTGCTATGAGGAATGGTGATATTTTGCCATGGGATCATGAAGTACAAATAGGGGTAAACCGTGATGATCTTGAGAGATCACCATGGTTAATTAAAGCTATGAACAAACCAGTTGTTGATAATCATGGTTTTGTTTGGGAGAAGGCAACAGAAGGGGAATTTTTTAAAGTACAGTATTCTAGGATAAATCATTTAACTGTAAATGTACTTCCATTTTATGCAAAAAATGGTTCTATGGTTAAAGATGCATGGTTTTTAAACAATAAAGACTTTCCAGAACAATTTCTTCATCCAATGTCTACTATTGAATTTGCTGGCAGACAAGTGCCATGCCCAAACAATATTAGGGATTTTTTagaattgaaatatttcagagGTGTGATAGAGAATCCAGAGCTCCCTGGTAAAATTTCTTTGTag
- the LOC114875493 gene encoding dynein intermediate chain 2, ciliary, which produces MKSRVDLGGGDIDWMRGKGFLKPEDQLQLADAELQEEFARVLTIHNTRIPDSLIEWSWKFKNFIKLPPPPHLVTLLNVPGMILHKDSEEAKVQLAGGLVTDIEAPATQKFEEDDEAEEGEEEEEEEKEEGEERDEMQEEELPKPTEVEAEHKEPEADQEHEPDEEEIEQIKPKKLPNQFNFCERAALTYSNPLREMSTQTVPPPTAIFNTHVFQWTIFDEYQEDFAQQQREREKERRIPVVQPKKEDLKKKAQTESMALMSRMLQAAKTLERMVNQNIFDEILQDYRYWDDPSDEFKNGEGSLLPLWKFSYEKTKKHHVTDLCFNNRYYDLFAVSYGTMSFSSMITNGAICLFSLKNPSYPEWICSTESPVMCLAFSEQHPHLLVIGTTDGAVAVYNIMLPPTAPQYKSNDVVQKHGGIVWEVCWAPDTEEGNLAFYSVSIDGIINYWILNQNDLGLTTVMTLFLDRPPIPGPDGTMITLKGCGTCLVFHPADQNIFLVGTEEGTIYKCNTAYSSVYMKTYNEAHNMPIYRIVFNKFNSSIFASCSGDWRIKIWEDDRMEPLFMFDLGVPIGDVQWAPYSSTVLACVSNDGKVTVFDLNVNKYRPICSQQIVNRKKNKPTRLAFNNKLPFIIVGDDKGTINTLKLSPNLRLKVKPTKKQLHLTHTELEVMKLERLLSFVREPPVLIPPKDERT; this is translated from the exons ATGAAAAGTCGTGTAGACCTAGGTGGTGGTGATATAGATTGGATGCGAGGAAAAGGCTTTCTTAAACCAGAAGATCAGTTACAATTAGCAGATGCA gaATTACAAGAAGAATTTGCAAGAGTTTTAACTATACATAATACAAGAATTCCAGATTCTTTAATTGAATGGTCATGgaaatttaagaattttataaaactacCTCCTCCACCACATTTAGTAACTCTTTTAAATGTACCTGGAATGATATTACATAAAGATTCAGAAGAAGCAAAAGTACAGCTGGCAGGTGGACTTG tGACAGACATAGAAGCACCAGCTACCCAAAAGTTTGAAGAAGATGATGAAGCAGAAgagggagaagaagaagaagaggaagaaaaggaagaaggggAGGAAAGAGATGAAATGCAAGAGG AGGAATTACCAAAGCCAACGGAAGTCGAGGCAGAGCATAAAGAACCTGAAGCTGATCAGGAACATGAACcagatgaagaagaaatagaacaAATAAAACCTAAAAAATTACCAAATCAATTTAACTTTTGTGAAAGGGCTGCTTTGACTTACAGTAATCCTCTGCGA GAAATGAGTACCCAAACAGTACCACCACCAACAGCTATATTTAATACTCATGTTTTTCAATGGACAATCTTTGATGAATACCAG GAAGATTTTGCTCAACAACAAcgtgaaagagaaaaagaaagaagaattccagTTGTACAACCAAAGAAGGAAGATTTAAAGAAGAAAGCTCAAACAGAATCTATGGCACTAATGTCGAGAATGTTACAAGCTGCAAAAACATTAGAACGAATGGTGAaccaaaatatttttgatgaaatattacaag ATTACAGATATTGGGATGATCCAAGTGATGAATTTAAGAACGGAGAAGGCTCATTGCTACCCTTATGGAAATTTAGTTACGAAAAAACTAAAAAGCATCATGTTACAGACTTATGCTTTAACAATAGATATTACGATTTATTTGCAGTATCTTATGGAACAA TGTCATTTAGTAGTATGATAACAAACGGAGCAATATGTTTATTTAGCTTAAAAAATCCATCATATCCAGAATGGATATGCTCAACAGAATCTCCAGTAATGTGTTTAGCTTTTAGTGAACAACATCCACATCTTTTAGTGATTG GTACTACAGATGGTGCAGTAGCTGTCTATAATATCATGTTACCACCAACAGCTCCTCAATATAAGAGTAATGATGTTGTTCAAAAACATGGAGGTATTGTATGGGAG GTATGTTGGGCACCAGATACAGAAGAAGGTAATTTGGCATTTTACAGTGTCAGCATTGACGGAATAATTAACTACTGGATATTAAATCAAAATGATCTTGGTTTAACAACTGTAATGACGTTGTTTTTGGACCGTCCTCCGATACCTGGACCGGATGGTACTATGATCACACTTAAAG GATGTGGAACATGCCTAGTATTTCATCCTGCAgatcaaaatatatttttagttgGAACAGAAGAAGGAACAATTTATAAATGCAATACAGCATATAGTAGCGTTTATATGAAAACTTATAATGAAGCACATAATATGCCAATATACAGAATAGTATTTAACAAATTCAATTCTAGCATATTTGCAAGCTGTTCAGGTGACTGGAGAATAAAAATATGGGAAGATGATAGAAT GGAGCCTCTGTTTATGTTTGATCTTGGTGTTCCAATTGGAGATGTTCAATGGGCACCATATAGTTCAACAGTACTAGCTTGTGTTTCAAATGATGGTAAAGTTACAGTATTTGAtctaaatgtaaataaatatagacCAATATGTAGTCAACAAATTgttaacagaaaaaaaaataaaccaaCTCGACTTGCATTCAACAATAAATTGCCGTTCATTATAGTTGGCGATGATAA AGGCACTATAAATACATTAAAATTATCACCAAATCTTAGACTAAAAGTAAAACCAACAAAAAAACAGCTTCATTTAACACATACGGAATTAGAAGTTATGAAATTAGAAAGATTATTAAGCTTTGTACGTGAACCGCCTGTATTAATACCACCAAAAGATGAAAGGACTTAA